The Comamonas piscis region GGCACTGTGCTTGGATGCTGGCTTGGATTCTGGCTTGGATGCGGAGGCTGCAAACCGCTGCAGCTCTTCATGGCTGAGGATGAACTCGGGGTTGTCCACCAGGCGCTGCACGGCTAGGTCGATAAAGGCGCGTGCCCGTGCCGGCTGGGAGCTTCTGCTGCCAAAGTACACAAAGTAGTGGATGTACTCGGGCGTGTGCTCGACCAGCAGCGGCACCAAGCGCCCATCGCGGATATAAGGCGCGGCGGTGACGCCCGCCAGTTGGCCCAGCACCTTGCCTGCCAGCACGGCATCGAGCTCAAAGGCTTCGTCATTGCTGCACAGCGCGGGCACCACGGGCAGGTCCACGATCTGCTCGCCCACCAGTAGATGCCAGGGCATGACCTTGCCGCTGGCGGGGTGGCGAAAGGCACTGCAACGATGCGCGGCCAGGGCGTTGAGTGAGGAAGGCGCGCCGTGGCGCTGCAAGTAGGCTGGGGATGCGCAGACCACCATCTGCAGCGCAAACAGCTTGCGCGCAATCACCCCCTCGTGCGGCGATGCACCCAGCCGGAAACCGACATCCACGCGGTCTTCCACCCAGTTGCCGACCCGGTCCTCCAGCAGCACATCGGGCTGGATGCCGGGATGCAGATCACAAAACTCTTCGACCAGGCGCCACAGGATGCCGCCAAACGTGCTGCGCGGCCCTGCGATGCGCAAGGGGCCTTGGAAGTCGTCCTTGCCTTGGCGGGCATTGTCCAGCGCGCGTTGCATGCCTTGGACCGATGGTTGCACTTCGTCGAGCAAACGCTGGCCGGCATCGGTCAGCGACATGACCCGGGTGGTGCGGTGGAACAGGCGAGCGTCGAGATGCGCTTCAAGTTGCGCCAGCGCCTTGCTGGCCGCCTGGGGGCTGATGCCCAGGTCCATCGCGGCTTTGCGCAAGCTGCCCAGCTCGGCCGCCTTGATGAAGGTGGTGATGGATCGCAGTTCGTTGAGGGCCATGCTGTGCTTCCTTTGCTACGTATTGTCATCAATTTGATGCCAATAAATCAACCTATTCACCACTATTCAGTATCAACGCGCTTGCTTAAAGTGGACTTCATCGCGCGCTGGGACCCACAGCGCTGCCCCGCATCACCGGAGTTACGCACTATGAAATCCTTGCTTTGCCTCGCATTGGCCGGCGCCGCCACCAGCGCCGGGGCGCAGCCACAAAGCGGCAACCCGCGCATGGCGGTGGTAGAGGTTCAAACCGCTGCCAGCCAGCCCGCTGCCACGGGGGCCGCAGACCGTTTTAGCGGTGCCGCGCGCATCACCACCCCCTTCAGCGCGCCAACGCCTGGCCGCGCTGGCGGTGGCACCGTCGCCTTTGAAGCCGCTGCACGCACGGCCTGGCACACCCATCCGCTGGGCCAGACGCTGATCGTCGCGCAGGGCGTCGGCCTGGTGCAGCAGCAGGGGCAGCCGGCGCGTGTGATGCGCGTGGGCGATGTCGTCAGCATTCCGGCCCAGGTGCGCCATTGGCACGGTGCAGGGCCGGGCGGGGCCATGGTGCATGTGGCCATCGCTGAGAAGCAGGACGGCCAATCGGTCACCTGGCAGGAGCTGGTCAGCGATGGCGACTACCAGGCAGCCTGGCAAGCCGCGGGCCTGCAGCAGGCCGCTGCGACGCAGCCGCCCACACGCCACTACCCCGGCGCAGACACGCTCAATGCCAAGCAACAGGCGATTCCCTTGATAGCGGCATTTGCCGCCAGTAGCGATATGGCGCAGCTCGATGCCGCCCTGCGCCAGGGCCTGGATGCGGGGCTGAGCATCAGCGAGAGCCAGGAAGTGCTGGTGCAGCTGTATGCCTATGTGGGCTTTCCCAAAAGCCTGAATGCGCTCACGCAGTTGATGAAAGTGCTGGAGGCGCGCCAGCAGCAAGGCATCCAGGATGCAGCCGGCGCAGCGCCCAGCGCTGCCGTGGCAACCGGTGAGGACCTGGTAGCGGTTGGGCGCAGAAACCAGACGGAAATCTCCGGCGGGCCGGTACAAGCGCCGGTGATGGCGTTTGCACCGGTCATCAACCAGTTTTTGCAGGCGCATTTGTTTGGCGACATTTTTGAGCGCGACAACCTCGATTGGCAAAGCCGCGAACTGGCCACCGTGGGCGCATTGGCTGCCACCGTTGGCGCCGAGGCCCAGTTGCGATCGCACATGCTCGCCAGCATGCGGGTGGGGCTGCGTGCCTCGCAGTTGCAGGAGCTCATCCAGCTGTTGGCGGCCAGCGGCCAGACCGCGAGCGCCGAGCGGGCGCAGGTCGCCCTAAGCCAAGCGCTGGCAACGAAAGGAAAACCATGAACATCTCCCAACTCTTGTGTACGACGGCGCTGGTCACCGGATGCGCCACGCAATCTGGTCCGGCTACGGCGCCATTGCAGATCCAGTCCCAAGGCAGCTTTGCCGTGGGCGGTGTGGTGCAGCAGACTCCCGGGCGCTATGACAACAACCAGCCCACTGCCGCAGGACAGAGTTTCCATGGTGACCATCTGTATGCCTTCTACCAGGTGCCGGTGCAGCCCAAGCCACTGCCGATCGTCATGCTGCACGGGGCGTTCCAG contains the following coding sequences:
- a CDS encoding LysR family transcriptional regulator, giving the protein MALNELRSITTFIKAAELGSLRKAAMDLGISPQAASKALAQLEAHLDARLFHRTTRVMSLTDAGQRLLDEVQPSVQGMQRALDNARQGKDDFQGPLRIAGPRSTFGGILWRLVEEFCDLHPGIQPDVLLEDRVGNWVEDRVDVGFRLGASPHEGVIARKLFALQMVVCASPAYLQRHGAPSSLNALAAHRCSAFRHPASGKVMPWHLLVGEQIVDLPVVPALCSNDEAFELDAVLAGKVLGQLAGVTAAPYIRDGRLVPLLVEHTPEYIHYFVYFGSRSSQPARARAFIDLAVQRLVDNPEFILSHEELQRFAASASKPESKPASKHSAKARH
- a CDS encoding cupin domain-containing carboxymuconolactone decarboxylase family protein; translation: MKSLLCLALAGAATSAGAQPQSGNPRMAVVEVQTAASQPAATGAADRFSGAARITTPFSAPTPGRAGGGTVAFEAAARTAWHTHPLGQTLIVAQGVGLVQQQGQPARVMRVGDVVSIPAQVRHWHGAGPGGAMVHVAIAEKQDGQSVTWQELVSDGDYQAAWQAAGLQQAAATQPPTRHYPGADTLNAKQQAIPLIAAFAASSDMAQLDAALRQGLDAGLSISESQEVLVQLYAYVGFPKSLNALTQLMKVLEARQQQGIQDAAGAAPSAAVATGEDLVAVGRRNQTEISGGPVQAPVMAFAPVINQFLQAHLFGDIFERDNLDWQSRELATVGALAATVGAEAQLRSHMLASMRVGLRASQLQELIQLLAASGQTASAERAQVALSQALATKGKP